The proteins below are encoded in one region of Amycolatopsis acidiphila:
- a CDS encoding TIM barrel protein: MTTATTRTVIGNLCLGTAPDSWGVWFPEDDQQVPYTRFLDELAGAGYRWLELGPFGYLPTDPQRLAEEVGARGLQVSGGTTFGALHRPELWDEMAANTRRVAALTAAAGAHHLVYIPPMYRDEKTGEFTESPELTAEQWASFGRRASELGKILLEEYDVRLCLHPHADSHIQTQAEIERYLDESDARYANLCLDTGHVAYGRGDNAELIRRYAERIGYVHIKQMDPVILDQVHDENLSFGEAVKRGVCVEPPAGVPNPAEIVDELSRLDAEIFVIVEQDLYPCAPDVPLPIAVRTREYLNHCGLAGSNRPGARA, translated from the coding sequence ATGACCACCGCAACGACGCGCACCGTCATCGGCAACCTCTGCCTCGGCACCGCGCCGGACTCGTGGGGCGTCTGGTTTCCCGAGGACGACCAGCAGGTCCCCTACACCCGTTTCCTCGACGAACTGGCCGGGGCCGGGTACCGGTGGCTCGAGCTGGGCCCGTTCGGCTACCTGCCGACGGACCCGCAGCGGCTCGCCGAGGAGGTCGGCGCGCGCGGGCTGCAGGTGTCCGGTGGCACCACGTTCGGCGCGCTGCACCGGCCGGAGCTGTGGGACGAGATGGCCGCGAACACGCGCCGGGTCGCGGCGCTGACCGCGGCCGCGGGCGCGCACCACCTCGTGTACATCCCGCCGATGTACCGCGACGAGAAGACCGGCGAGTTCACCGAGTCGCCCGAGCTCACCGCCGAGCAGTGGGCGTCGTTCGGCCGCCGCGCGAGCGAGCTCGGCAAGATCCTGCTGGAGGAGTACGACGTGCGGTTGTGCCTGCACCCGCACGCCGACAGCCACATCCAGACCCAGGCCGAGATCGAGCGCTACCTCGACGAGAGCGACGCGCGGTACGCGAACCTGTGCCTGGACACCGGGCACGTCGCCTACGGCCGCGGCGACAACGCCGAGCTGATCCGCCGCTACGCCGAGCGCATCGGCTACGTGCACATCAAGCAGATGGACCCGGTGATCCTCGACCAGGTGCACGACGAGAACCTGAGCTTCGGCGAGGCCGTCAAGCGCGGCGTCTGCGTCGAACCGCCGGCCGGGGTGCCGAACCCCGCGGAGATCGTCGACGAGCTGTCCCGGCTGGACGCGGAGATCTTCGTGATCGTCGAGCAGGACCTCTACCCCTGCGCGCCCGACGTCCCGC
- the iolD gene encoding 3D-(3,5/4)-trihydroxycyclohexane-1,2-dione acylhydrolase (decyclizing), with the protein MRLTTAQALVRFLADQYSERDGVEQRLIPATWGIFGHGNVAGLGQALLQSTAEMPYHLARNEQGQVHAAAAFAKMRNRLQTFACTASTGPGSTNMITGAALATTNRLPVLLLPSDMFATRVADPVLQQLEDTRAGDVSVNDAFRPVSKYFDRISRPEQLIPAALAAMRVLTDPVETGAVTLCLPQDVQAEAFDWPEEFFRRRVWHVGRPAPEEAALERVVELLRGAKSPLIVAGGGVVYAEAWPELRAFADATGIPVADTHAGKGAVQWDHPCAVGGLGSTGTSAANALAADADVVLGIGTRYSDFTTASHTVFGRGVTFVNLNVARLDAAKHSAEMLLADAKLGIRALHEALGGWQVEDAYRARTRALADDWQRKVDACFTLGHGPLPAQTEILGALNAALDDRDVVLNAAGSMPGDLQMLWRARDPKAYHVEYGYSCMGYEVAAGVGTKLAAPDREVVVLVGDGSYLMMSQELVTLVAEGLKVIVVLVQNHGFASIGSLSESLGSQRFGTSYRFRGKESGLLDGDVLPVDLAANAESLGATVLRASTVDEFRTAIAQAKTNDRTTVVHVETDPAGPNPPGSAWWDVPVSQVSELDSTRKAYEDYSAAKQSQRHYL; encoded by the coding sequence ATGAGGCTCACCACGGCGCAGGCGCTCGTACGGTTCCTGGCCGACCAGTACTCCGAACGCGACGGCGTCGAGCAACGCCTGATCCCGGCCACCTGGGGCATCTTCGGGCACGGCAACGTCGCCGGGCTCGGCCAGGCGCTGCTGCAGAGCACCGCCGAGATGCCGTACCACCTGGCGCGCAACGAGCAGGGCCAGGTGCACGCGGCGGCGGCGTTCGCGAAGATGCGCAACCGGCTGCAGACCTTCGCGTGCACGGCGTCCACCGGTCCCGGCTCGACGAACATGATCACCGGCGCCGCGCTGGCGACCACGAACAGACTGCCCGTGCTGCTGCTGCCGAGCGACATGTTCGCCACCCGCGTGGCGGATCCGGTGCTCCAGCAACTCGAGGACACCCGCGCCGGTGACGTGTCGGTCAACGACGCGTTCCGGCCGGTGTCGAAGTACTTCGACCGCATCTCGCGCCCGGAGCAGCTGATCCCGGCGGCGCTGGCCGCGATGCGCGTACTGACCGATCCCGTCGAAACCGGCGCGGTGACGCTGTGCCTGCCGCAGGACGTGCAGGCGGAGGCGTTCGACTGGCCGGAGGAGTTCTTCCGGCGCCGGGTGTGGCACGTTGGGCGGCCGGCGCCGGAGGAGGCCGCGCTGGAGCGTGTGGTCGAGCTGCTGCGGGGCGCGAAGTCGCCGTTGATCGTCGCCGGTGGTGGGGTCGTGTACGCCGAGGCGTGGCCCGAACTGCGCGCGTTCGCCGACGCCACGGGCATTCCGGTCGCCGACACCCACGCCGGCAAGGGCGCGGTGCAGTGGGACCACCCGTGTGCCGTGGGCGGCCTCGGCTCGACCGGCACCTCGGCCGCCAACGCCCTCGCCGCGGACGCCGACGTGGTCCTGGGCATCGGCACCCGCTACAGCGACTTCACCACCGCGAGCCACACGGTCTTCGGCCGCGGCGTCACCTTTGTGAACCTCAACGTGGCGCGCCTCGACGCGGCGAAGCACTCGGCCGAGATGTTGCTCGCCGACGCGAAGCTCGGTATCAGGGCGTTGCACGAAGCGCTCGGCGGCTGGCAGGTCGAGGACGCGTACCGGGCGCGCACCCGGGCCCTCGCCGACGACTGGCAGCGCAAGGTCGACGCGTGCTTCACCCTGGGCCACGGCCCGCTGCCCGCGCAGACCGAGATCCTGGGCGCGCTCAACGCCGCGCTCGACGACCGCGACGTGGTGCTCAACGCCGCCGGCTCGATGCCCGGCGACCTGCAGATGCTTTGGCGGGCAAGGGATCCCAAGGCCTACCACGTCGAATACGGGTACTCCTGCATGGGCTACGAGGTGGCCGCCGGGGTCGGCACGAAACTCGCCGCGCCCGATCGTGAGGTCGTCGTGCTCGTCGGTGACGGCTCGTACCTGATGATGTCGCAGGAGCTGGTCACCTTGGTGGCCGAGGGGCTCAAGGTGATCGTCGTGCTCGTGCAGAACCACGGGTTCGCCTCGATCGGCTCGCTCTCGGAATCCCTCGGCTCGCAACGGTTCGGTACCTCGTACCGGTTCCGCGGGAAGGAGTCCGGCCTGCTGGACGGCGATGTGCTGCCCGTGGACCTCGCCGCGAACGCCGAAAGCCTGGGCGCGACAGTGCTGCGGGCGTCCACAGTGGACGAGTTCCGCACGGCGATCGCACAGGCCAAGACGAACGACCGCACGACCGTCGTGCACGTCGAGACCGATCCGGCCGGCCCGAACCCGCCCGGCTCGGCGTGGTGGGACGTGCCCGTCAGCCAGGTCTCCGAACTCGACTCCACCCGGAAGGCCTACGAGGACTACTCGGCGGCCAAGCAGAGCCAGCGGCACTACCTGTAG